In one Sphingomonas hankookensis genomic region, the following are encoded:
- a CDS encoding FliH/SctL family protein — MFESAASPAPANGFVAGFASRHVAAADILARAFGTPDPFAATGVVPVRPADSGATAAAQQPVGPKHFRPADPDANPTEGWDPFSAVVDDSVHALDPVAEAHAAGYAEGLAAAAAASQSDTARDHALLAKLAEALGAATHIDREAMAARLRETVLTLVRQIVGEVGVSANHLIERIDAAADLLADGAESAILRMHEADVPLVEGKLPKAVFPVADAHVERGGFILESASTVVEDGPSLWLEQLGAEIETVPVPR; from the coding sequence ATGTTTGAGAGCGCCGCCTCCCCCGCCCCCGCCAACGGCTTCGTCGCCGGCTTCGCCAGCCGCCATGTCGCGGCGGCGGACATCCTGGCCCGCGCCTTCGGTACGCCCGATCCGTTCGCGGCGACCGGCGTCGTGCCGGTTCGTCCGGCCGATTCCGGCGCGACCGCCGCTGCCCAGCAGCCGGTCGGCCCGAAGCATTTCCGCCCGGCCGATCCCGATGCCAACCCGACCGAGGGATGGGACCCGTTCAGCGCGGTGGTGGACGACAGCGTCCACGCGCTCGATCCGGTCGCAGAGGCGCATGCGGCGGGCTATGCCGAGGGGCTGGCCGCGGCGGCCGCTGCCAGCCAGTCCGACACGGCGCGCGACCATGCGCTGCTGGCGAAGCTGGCCGAAGCGCTGGGCGCCGCGACCCATATCGACCGCGAGGCGATGGCCGCGCGGCTGCGCGAGACGGTGCTGACGCTGGTGCGGCAGATCGTGGGCGAGGTCGGCGTATCAGCCAACCACCTGATCGAACGGATCGACGCCGCCGCCGACCTGCTGGCCGATGGCGCCGAATCCGCGATCCTGCGCATGCACGAAGCGGATGTGCCGCTGGTCGAGGGCAAGCTGCCCAAGGCGGTGTTCCCGGTCGCCGACGCCCATGTCGAGCGCGGCGGCTTCATCCTCGAATCCGCCTCGACCGTGGTCGAGGATGGCCCGTCGCTGTGGCTGGAACAGCTTGGCGCGGAAATCGAAACCGTACCGGTGCCCCGCTGA
- the fliG gene encoding flagellar motor switch protein FliG, with protein MNAPVRIQSGVERAAVLMMLVGEEEAAAILQKLEPEEVQQLGKAMFSVADVSEDEVSVVLDDFVEKARERTTVGFDPRPHIETVMNKALGQDKAESVLAKITPVETACQIELLDWMDAAEIVSLIKDEHPQIAAVLLANLDPSVAAQVLEGLPEASQPQILHRIAKLGPITPEAIDTLKSMVARRSTGRTSGTGVQLGGAKDAAKILSSGRKATETRVMPKLAKIDRDIARQIEDQLFVFDNLLEMDDKNLGVLIRNVDSDLLVRALKGVDENARNRFLGCMSARAADGIRDEMEARGPMKLAEVLDAQKGVITVARNLAKDGTIMMGGGDDDYV; from the coding sequence GTGAACGCCCCCGTCCGTATCCAGAGCGGCGTCGAGCGCGCCGCCGTCCTGATGATGCTGGTCGGCGAGGAGGAAGCCGCCGCCATCCTGCAGAAGCTGGAACCCGAAGAGGTGCAGCAGCTGGGCAAGGCGATGTTCAGCGTCGCCGATGTCAGCGAGGACGAGGTGTCGGTGGTGCTCGACGATTTCGTCGAGAAGGCGCGCGAGCGCACCACGGTCGGCTTCGATCCGCGCCCGCACATCGAAACGGTGATGAACAAGGCGCTGGGCCAGGACAAGGCGGAGAGCGTGCTGGCCAAGATCACGCCGGTCGAGACCGCGTGCCAGATCGAGCTGCTCGACTGGATGGATGCGGCCGAGATCGTCAGCCTGATCAAGGACGAGCATCCGCAGATCGCTGCCGTCCTGCTCGCCAACCTCGACCCGAGCGTCGCGGCGCAGGTGCTCGAAGGACTGCCCGAAGCGTCGCAGCCGCAGATTCTGCACCGTATCGCCAAGCTGGGCCCGATCACGCCCGAGGCGATCGATACGCTGAAGTCGATGGTCGCGCGCCGCTCGACCGGTCGCACCAGCGGCACCGGCGTGCAGCTGGGCGGGGCGAAGGATGCCGCGAAAATCCTGTCGTCGGGCCGCAAGGCGACCGAGACGCGGGTCATGCCCAAGCTGGCCAAGATCGACCGCGACATCGCCCGCCAGATCGAGGACCAGCTGTTCGTCTTCGACAATCTGCTGGAGATGGACGACAAGAATCTGGGCGTACTGATCCGCAACGTCGACAGCGACCTGCTGGTCCGGGCGCTCAAGGGCGTGGACGAGAATGCGCGCAACCGCTTCCTCGGCTGCATGTCGGCGCGCGCCGCCGACGGCATTCGCGACGAGATGGAGGCACGCGGCCCGATGAAGCTGGCCGAGGTGCTCGATGCGCAGAAAGGCGTCATCACCGTCGCGCGCAACCTGGCCAAGGACGGGACGATCATGATGGGCGGCGGCGACGACGATTATGTTTGA
- the fliF gene encoding flagellar basal-body MS-ring/collar protein FliF — protein MENALATTGAGGVPAPAPAAPAKFANPLTQIGGLMKQPAVKRSLPMIFVVGLVLSAALAWMALATPPQRTLFPSLPDSDKQAVVDALGAAKISSSVDDSGGITVAEDDYHRARILLAGQGLPKAAPGGYAILDQLPMGVSRAVEGERLRQARETELAKSIGEIESVADARVHLAMPESSVFVRDNAQPSASVIVRLEPGRSLTQAQVRSIVNLVASSMPGMKADQVTIIDQMGALLSKPTDGSEGSTLSDERIDYQRRIEDKYRAQLNTLLTPLLGAGNFSAEIQADVDLDQSQATRESYDKQGVVRAEQGNWAGNTPGETAPGGVPGALSNTPPAASTLATATPGPAGATVQPGTAPGATPPVKTTENFSRAYDLGKEVSVTRAAPGSIRRLSVAVLLREPEGAKPRTPAEIQQINDLVKAAVGYNQQRQDTVTVISRKFSPEAVAGDVARPWYDADWVPMAARNGTALIIALLVLFMGVRPMVKAINERRKADAAAETARVAAAEAAAQAALNAPAGPAPVSMEMLETAQNYDDRVGLVRGFTRDNPTRAALAIRDMIQSDTKQ, from the coding sequence ATGGAAAACGCTCTCGCCACCACCGGTGCAGGCGGCGTTCCCGCCCCCGCCCCCGCAGCGCCCGCCAAATTCGCTAACCCGCTGACCCAGATCGGCGGGCTGATGAAGCAACCCGCCGTCAAGCGCAGCCTGCCGATGATCTTCGTCGTCGGGCTGGTGCTGTCGGCGGCGCTGGCGTGGATGGCGCTCGCCACTCCGCCGCAGCGCACGTTGTTCCCGTCGCTGCCCGACAGCGACAAGCAGGCGGTCGTCGACGCGCTGGGCGCGGCGAAGATCAGCAGCAGCGTGGACGATTCGGGCGGCATCACCGTCGCCGAGGACGATTATCACCGCGCGCGGATTTTGCTGGCCGGACAGGGCCTGCCCAAGGCGGCGCCGGGCGGCTATGCGATCCTCGACCAGCTGCCGATGGGCGTGTCGCGCGCCGTCGAGGGCGAGCGGCTGCGCCAGGCGCGCGAGACCGAACTGGCCAAGTCGATCGGCGAGATCGAATCGGTGGCGGATGCGCGCGTCCACCTGGCGATGCCCGAAAGCTCGGTGTTCGTGCGCGACAATGCGCAGCCCTCCGCCTCGGTCATCGTCCGCCTCGAACCCGGCCGCAGCCTGACCCAGGCGCAGGTCCGTTCGATCGTCAACCTCGTCGCCTCCTCGATGCCGGGGATGAAGGCCGATCAGGTGACGATCATCGACCAGATGGGCGCGCTGCTGAGCAAGCCGACCGACGGGTCGGAAGGATCGACCCTGTCGGACGAGCGGATCGATTATCAGCGCCGTATCGAGGACAAGTATCGCGCGCAGCTCAACACGCTGCTGACCCCGCTGCTGGGCGCCGGCAATTTCTCGGCCGAGATCCAGGCCGATGTCGATCTGGACCAGAGCCAGGCGACGCGCGAAAGCTATGACAAGCAGGGCGTCGTCCGCGCCGAACAGGGCAACTGGGCCGGCAACACGCCCGGCGAAACCGCCCCCGGCGGCGTGCCCGGCGCGCTGAGCAACACCCCGCCCGCCGCCTCCACGCTGGCGACCGCGACCCCGGGTCCGGCGGGTGCGACGGTGCAGCCCGGCACCGCGCCCGGCGCCACCCCGCCGGTCAAGACCACCGAGAATTTCAGCCGCGCCTATGACCTGGGCAAGGAAGTGTCGGTGACCCGCGCCGCGCCGGGATCGATCCGTCGCCTGTCGGTCGCCGTGCTGCTGCGCGAACCCGAAGGCGCCAAGCCGCGTACCCCGGCCGAAATCCAGCAGATCAACGACCTCGTGAAGGCGGCGGTCGGCTATAACCAGCAGCGCCAGGACACGGTGACGGTCATCAGCCGCAAGTTCTCGCCCGAGGCGGTCGCCGGCGACGTCGCCCGCCCGTGGTACGATGCCGACTGGGTGCCGATGGCGGCGCGCAACGGCACCGCGCTCATCATCGCGCTGCTGGTGCTTTTCATGGGCGTCCGCCCGATGGTCAAGGCGATCAACGAGCGGCGCAAGGCCGATGCCGCCGCCGAGACCGCCCGCGTCGCCGCCGCCGAAGCTGCCGCGCAGGCCGCGCTCAACGCCCCCGCCGGACCAGCGCCGGTCAGCATGGAGATGCTGGAAACCGCGCAGAATTACGACGACCGGGTCGGCCTCGTCCGTGGCTTCACGCGCGACAATCCGACGCGCGCCGCGCTCGCCATTCGTGACATGATCCAGTCGGATACCAAGCAGTGA
- the fliE gene encoding flagellar hook-basal body complex protein FliE has translation MSGVGGVGGAMGVDRVMALRAQILERNQALSKANAQVAAAPVQAEPAKPTSFVEAMGDALKGVNAQQNKASELSAMYERGETVDIAKVMMARQQASVGFEATMQVRNKLLSAYKDIMSMPV, from the coding sequence ATGAGCGGCGTCGGCGGTGTCGGCGGCGCGATGGGCGTCGACCGGGTGATGGCGCTGCGCGCGCAGATCCTCGAGCGCAACCAGGCGCTGTCCAAGGCGAATGCGCAGGTCGCGGCCGCCCCGGTGCAGGCCGAACCGGCGAAGCCGACCAGCTTCGTCGAGGCGATGGGCGACGCGCTGAAGGGCGTGAACGCGCAGCAGAACAAGGCGAGCGAATTGTCGGCGATGTACGAACGCGGCGAGACCGTGGACATCGCCAAGGTGATGATGGCGCGCCAGCAGGCATCGGTCGGCTTCGAAGCCACGATGCAGGTCAGGAACAAACTCTTGTCCGCCTACAAGGACATCATGAGCATGCCGGTCTGA
- a CDS encoding sigma 54-interacting transcriptional regulator produces the protein MRSIYPSAAVLGAKFTLVSSLRAQGFALANAGQKPGPNDVFLVMEGEVPPIAARTLVLADGPAAATPFADGRPARLSYSHADTELAHAFAAALLCGRHEAVAADPESLALQALARRVAGADITVLVNGPTGTGKEVLARTIHAESARADGPFVAINCAALPETMLEAMLFGHVKGAFTGAGAAGEGFFRAAHGGTLLLDEIAEMPLPLQAKLLRVLQEREVVPIGATQAEAVDVRVVACANRDLQDEVAAGRFRADLYYRLSVFPLTTRALADRPGDIAALAAAMVVRHAGMRSTLPWISDEALAMLGRHDWPGNARELENVIQRALLLGMGDRIEAHDIVFDRASTSAAAAAPRAVEPVAATLTNIVQIHEFAAIRRTLEECGGNRIETARRLGISERTLRYRLAKAREAGELLAASATQSMAASA, from the coding sequence ATGCGCTCGATCTATCCATCCGCTGCCGTGCTTGGCGCCAAGTTCACGCTGGTTTCGTCGCTGCGTGCGCAGGGCTTCGCCCTGGCCAATGCCGGACAGAAGCCGGGGCCGAACGACGTGTTCCTGGTCATGGAAGGCGAAGTGCCGCCGATCGCGGCGCGCACGCTGGTGCTGGCCGATGGTCCCGCCGCCGCGACGCCGTTTGCGGACGGCCGCCCGGCCCGCCTGTCCTATTCGCATGCCGATACCGAACTGGCCCATGCCTTTGCCGCAGCCCTGCTGTGCGGCCGGCACGAGGCGGTCGCCGCCGATCCGGAAAGCCTGGCCCTTCAGGCGCTGGCCCGCCGCGTCGCCGGCGCCGACATCACCGTGCTGGTCAACGGCCCGACCGGCACCGGCAAGGAAGTGCTGGCCCGCACCATCCACGCCGAAAGCGCCCGCGCCGACGGCCCGTTCGTCGCGATCAACTGCGCGGCGCTGCCCGAAACCATGCTCGAAGCGATGCTGTTCGGCCATGTGAAGGGCGCGTTCACCGGCGCGGGTGCGGCGGGCGAAGGCTTTTTCCGCGCGGCCCATGGCGGCACGCTGCTGCTCGACGAGATCGCGGAAATGCCGCTGCCGCTGCAGGCGAAGCTGCTGCGCGTGTTGCAGGAACGCGAAGTCGTGCCGATCGGCGCGACCCAGGCCGAGGCGGTCGATGTCCGCGTCGTCGCCTGCGCCAATCGCGACCTGCAGGACGAAGTCGCCGCCGGCCGCTTCCGCGCCGATCTTTACTACCGCCTCAGCGTCTTCCCGCTGACCACCCGCGCGCTGGCCGACCGGCCGGGCGACATCGCTGCGCTCGCTGCCGCGATGGTGGTGCGCCATGCGGGCATGCGTTCGACGCTGCCGTGGATTTCGGACGAGGCGCTGGCGATGCTCGGCCGCCACGACTGGCCGGGCAATGCCCGCGAGCTGGAAAATGTGATCCAGCGCGCGCTGCTGCTGGGCATGGGCGACCGGATCGAGGCGCACGATATCGTGTTCGATCGCGCCAGCACCTCCGCCGCCGCCGCTGCCCCGCGCGCGGTCGAGCCGGTGGCGGCGACGCTGACCAACATCGTCCAGATCCACGAGTTCGCGGCGATCCGCCGCACGCTGGAGGAATGCGGCGGCAACCGGATCGAGACCGCCCGCCGGCTGGGCATTTCGGAGCGTACGCTGCGCTACCGCCTCGCCAAGGCGCGTGAGGCCGGCGAGCTGCTGGCCGCTTCGGCGACCCAGTCGATGGCGGCGTCGGCATGA
- the fliA gene encoding RNA polymerase sigma factor FliA: protein MNAPFFPQPELSTPVYTRHAKPNDGDAIVRRHLPLVRRIAWHVHGHMSTMVDVEDLVQVGLVALVEAVPMFEDRGTVTFEQYLATRLRGAMIDELRRQATISRGAMKRRRDYAKAVSSLTVELGRAPVPAEIADRLGVPLGRLRVDYADVQSVQFDSIDDVYTDEAPWFMDDGPDAFEALAEGELRSTLIAAIAALPEREAQVIQLYYVEELNLEEIGQVLGVGAARICQIKKAAHEKLKRALARASG, encoded by the coding sequence ATGAACGCCCCCTTCTTCCCCCAGCCCGAGCTGAGCACGCCGGTCTATACCCGGCATGCGAAACCGAACGACGGCGACGCGATCGTCCGCCGCCACCTGCCGCTGGTCCGCCGGATCGCGTGGCACGTCCATGGTCACATGAGCACGATGGTCGATGTCGAGGACCTGGTGCAGGTCGGCCTCGTCGCGCTGGTCGAGGCGGTGCCGATGTTCGAGGATCGCGGCACGGTGACGTTCGAGCAGTATCTCGCCACCCGGCTGCGCGGGGCGATGATCGACGAACTCAGGCGACAGGCGACGATCAGCCGCGGGGCGATGAAGCGGCGGCGCGACTATGCCAAGGCGGTGTCGAGCCTGACGGTGGAGCTGGGCCGCGCGCCGGTGCCGGCGGAGATCGCCGACCGGCTGGGCGTGCCGCTGGGGCGGCTGCGGGTCGATTATGCCGATGTCCAGTCGGTGCAGTTCGATTCGATCGACGACGTCTATACCGACGAGGCGCCGTGGTTCATGGACGACGGCCCCGACGCGTTCGAGGCGCTGGCCGAGGGTGAGTTGCGGAGCACGCTGATCGCCGCGATCGCCGCGCTGCCCGAGCGGGAGGCGCAGGTGATCCAGCTTTATTATGTCGAGGAACTGAACCTCGAGGAGATCGGGCAGGTGCTGGGCGTCGGCGCAGCGCGCATCTGCCAGATCAAGAAGGCGGCGCATGAGAAGCTGAAACGGGCGTTGGCGCGAGCTTCGGGGTAG
- the flhA gene encoding flagellar biosynthesis protein FlhA, with product MQAILSNPKSLLPAMRGSALPAAILLLVLLMVVPIPAFMLDIFFVMNIMISIAVLMVALNAQKPLDFSAFPTVLLFATLFRLGLNVASTRVVLVHGHEGEAAAGHVIEAFGTFLIGGDYVVGLFVFSILIIINMIVVTKGAGRVSEVSARFTLDALPGKQMAIDADLNAGLITPDEARNKRIETGAEADFYGAMDGSSKFVKGDAVAGLLILAINIVGGLILGVVSHQMAVGEAAQTYVLLAIGDALVAQVPSLLLSIAAAAIVTRVTSTSSQDLAGQIGTQFASHRTWAPVAGILGLLAMLPGMPFLVLAPAAGIAGFASWKLGKIKNAPPPPPPVEALPEAADLSKICWEEVADTCHIMLDIGYGLVPLVDERKGAPLMSRITGVRRQLSKELGFVVPQVKVRDDINLAPYTYRISIGGVVVGEDMASATEMLALDTGQAVGMLNGKTAKDPTFGLDAVWIQPGDADAATGAGYLVVDAGTVIATHLNHVLTVNATELLGPDEVQALLDGLKDRAANLVAALCPNPLTLTTLTQVLRALLAENITLKEFRRIAAAIVVVAQRTQDADEIVELIRPELGALIIQKLCGVREPLRVMTLEGQLEALLGQAMRNDPSRRHAIEPDLGRRIVDALTNAAQPLMAEAKPFALVVQPSIRVAIRKLIKSYLPDTPVMSFFEVPEDKAVEVVAVIGAPEAIAA from the coding sequence TCTCCGCCTTCCCGACCGTGCTGCTGTTCGCGACGCTGTTCCGCTTGGGCCTCAACGTCGCGTCGACCCGCGTCGTGCTGGTGCACGGGCATGAAGGCGAAGCGGCGGCGGGCCATGTCATCGAGGCGTTCGGGACGTTCCTGATCGGTGGCGACTATGTCGTCGGCCTCTTCGTCTTCTCGATCCTGATCATCATCAACATGATCGTGGTGACCAAGGGTGCGGGCCGCGTGTCCGAAGTCTCGGCGCGCTTCACCCTCGACGCCCTGCCCGGCAAGCAGATGGCGATCGACGCCGACCTGAACGCCGGCCTGATCACCCCCGACGAAGCCCGCAACAAGCGGATCGAGACCGGCGCCGAAGCCGATTTCTACGGCGCGATGGACGGTTCGTCGAAGTTCGTGAAGGGCGACGCGGTCGCCGGCCTGCTGATCCTCGCGATCAACATCGTCGGCGGCCTGATCCTCGGCGTCGTCAGCCACCAGATGGCGGTCGGCGAAGCGGCGCAGACCTATGTCCTGCTCGCGATCGGCGACGCGCTGGTCGCGCAGGTCCCCTCGCTGCTGCTGTCGATCGCCGCCGCCGCCATCGTTACCCGCGTCACCTCCACGTCTTCGCAGGATCTGGCCGGCCAGATCGGGACGCAGTTCGCGTCGCACCGCACCTGGGCGCCGGTCGCCGGTATCCTGGGGCTGCTGGCGATGCTGCCGGGGATGCCGTTCCTCGTGCTGGCGCCCGCCGCCGGCATTGCGGGCTTCGCATCGTGGAAACTGGGCAAGATCAAGAACGCCCCCCCGCCCCCGCCGCCGGTCGAGGCGCTGCCCGAAGCAGCCGACCTGTCGAAGATCTGCTGGGAGGAAGTGGCCGACACCTGCCACATCATGCTCGACATCGGCTATGGCCTGGTGCCGCTGGTCGACGAGCGCAAGGGCGCGCCGCTGATGAGCCGGATCACCGGGGTCCGCCGCCAGCTGTCCAAGGAACTGGGCTTCGTCGTGCCGCAGGTGAAGGTGCGCGACGATATCAACCTCGCCCCCTACACCTATCGCATCTCGATCGGCGGCGTGGTCGTCGGCGAGGACATGGCGTCGGCGACCGAGATGCTGGCGCTCGACACGGGCCAGGCGGTCGGCATGCTGAACGGCAAAACCGCCAAGGACCCGACCTTCGGATTGGACGCGGTGTGGATCCAGCCGGGCGACGCCGATGCAGCGACGGGTGCCGGCTATCTGGTGGTCGATGCCGGGACCGTCATCGCCACGCACCTGAACCATGTGCTGACCGTCAATGCGACCGAGCTGCTGGGTCCGGACGAGGTGCAGGCGCTGCTCGACGGCCTCAAGGACCGTGCCGCCAATCTGGTGGCGGCTTTGTGCCCCAACCCGCTGACGCTCACCACGCTGACGCAGGTGCTGCGCGCGCTGCTGGCCGAGAATATCACGCTCAAGGAATTCCGCCGTATCGCCGCCGCGATCGTCGTGGTCGCCCAGCGGACGCAGGATGCCGACGAGATCGTCGAGCTGATCCGGCCGGAACTGGGCGCCCTCATCATCCAGAAGCTGTGCGGGGTGCGCGAGCCGCTGCGGGTGATGACGCTCGAGGGGCAGCTGGAGGCGCTGCTGGGCCAGGCGATGCGGAACGATCCCAGCCGCCGCCACGCGATCGAACCCGATCTGGGCCGTCGCATCGTCGACGCGCTGACCAACGCTGCGCAGCCGCTGATGGCCGAGGCCAAGCCGTTCGCGCTGGTCGTGCAGCCGTCGATCCGCGTCGCGATCCGCAAGCTGATCAAGTCCTACCTGCCCGACACCCCCGTCATGAGCTTCTTCGAAGTTCCCGAGGACAAGGCAGTCGAAGTCGTCGCCGTCATCGGCGCCCCGGAGGCCATCGCAGCATGA